Proteins found in one Leucoraja erinacea ecotype New England chromosome 34, Leri_hhj_1, whole genome shotgun sequence genomic segment:
- the LOC129712939 gene encoding prolyl 4-hydroxylase subunit alpha-1-like isoform X3: MAWVKIWCILVLISITQAHNDFYTSIGQMTDLLYTEKDLVTSLKDYIKAEERKLGEIKRWAEKLDLLTETATKDPEGFLGHPVNAFKLMKRLNTEWLELENLVLKDMSDGFISNLTIQRQYFPNDDDQTGAAKALLRLQDTYKLDADTISQGNLPGVKHKTSLSVEDCFELGKIAYSDADYYHTELWMEQAMRQLDTGEVSNIDKITILDYLSYSVYQQGDLDRALDLTKQMLKLDPEHQRANGNLRYFEYMKAEEQKKANETQDSQGSKVGSTSETKKGRPKDYLPERQKYEKLCRGEGIKLTPRRQKRLFCRYSDASRNPAYILRPVKQQDEWDKPRIIRFIDIISDQEIERVKELAKPRLRRATISNPITGVLETAHYRISKSAWLSGYEDPVINKINKRIQDLTGLDVSTAEELQVANYGVGGQYEPHHDFARASRVTIVALLQCFCIDKAALINNIAQG, from the exons ATGGCATGGGTAAAAATCTGGTGCATTTTAGTCCTGATCTCCATCACCCAGGCGCATAACGACTTCTACACATCAATTG GTCAGATGACAGATCTTCTATACACAGAGAAAGATCTGGTGACCTCGTTGAAAGACTACATCAAAGCTGAAGAAAGGAAACTAGGAGAAATCAAACG GTGGGCCGAAAAACTGGACCTACTTACAGAGACAGCTACAAAAGATCCCGAAGGATTCCTTGGCCATCCAGTAAATGCATTTAAATTGATGAAACGATTGAACACGGAGTGGTTGGAGCTGGAAAATCTGGTCCTCAAAGATATGTCAGATG GATTCATTTCTAATCTCACCATCCAGCGACAGTACTTCCCTAATGATGATGACCAGACTGGAGCTGCCAAAGCCTTGCTGCGTCTCCAAGACACGTACAAACTAGATGCAGACACCATCTCTCAAGGAAACCTGCCTG GTGTGAAGCATAAAACATCACTCTCAGTAGAGGACTGCTTTGAGCTTGGGAAAATAGCTTACTCAGATGCAGATTACTACCACACTGAACTGTGGATGGAGCAAGCAATGAGGCAGTTGGATACTGGCGAGGTATCCAATATAGACAAAATCACCATACTGGACTACCTGAGTTATTCAGTGTACCAGCAAGGTGACCTGGATCGGGCACTGGACCTCACAAAACAGATGCTGAAGCTGG ATCCAGAACATCAGCGAGCCAATGGGAACCTTAGATATTTCGAGTATATGAAAGCTGAGGAGCAAAAAAAGGCAAATGAAACCCAGGACTCTCAAGGAAGCAAAGTGGGGAGTACTTCAGAGACCAAGAAAGGCCGTCCAAAGGATTACCTGCCCGAGAGACAGAAATATGAAAAGCTGTGTCGAGGAGAAGGTATCAAATTG ACTCCTCGACGACAGAAAAGGCTCTTCTGCCGTTATTCGGACGCGAGCAGAAATCCAGCATACATTCTGAGGCCTGTGAAACAGCAAGATGAATGGGACAAACCTCGCATCATTCGTTTCATTGATATCATTTCCGACCAGGAAATTGAGCGTGTGAAAGAATTAGCAAAGCCACGG CTGAGACGAGCCACCATTTCTAACCCAATAACTGGAGTGCTGGAGACAGCTCATTACAGAATAAGCAAAAG TGCTTGGCTGTCAGGTTATGAAGATCCCGtaataaacaaaattaacaaGCGGATACAAGATCTCACGGGTCTTGATGTTTCCACAGCAGAAGAGCTACAG GTGGCTAATTATGGCGTGGGTGGGCAATATGAGCCTCATCATGACTTTGCACGGGCAAGTAGAGTCACAATAGTTGCATTGTTGCAATGCTTTTGCATAGATAAAGCAGCCCTAATCAATAACATTGCGCAAGGTTAG
- the LOC129712939 gene encoding prolyl 4-hydroxylase subunit alpha-1-like isoform X4 — translation MAWVKIWCILVLISITQAHNDFYTSIGQMTDLLYTEKDLVTSLKDYIKAEERKLGEIKRWAEKLDLLTETATKDPEGFLGHPVNAFKLMKRLNTEWLELENLVLKDMSDGFISNLTIQRQYFPNDDDQTGAAKALLRLQDTYKLDADTISQGNLPGVKHKTSLSVEDCFELGKIAYSDADYYHTELWMEQAMRQLDTGEVSNIDKITILDYLSYSVYQQGDLDRALDLTKQMLKLDPEHQRANGNLRYFEYMKAEEQKKANETQDSQGSKVGSTSETKKGRPKDYLPERQKYEKLCRGEGIKLTPRRQKRLFCRYSDASRNPAYILRPVKQQDEWDKPRIIRFIDIISDQEIERVKELAKPRLKRATVHNPVTGKLTVATYRVSKSAWLSGYEDPVINKINKRIQDLTGLDVSTAEELQVANYGVGGQYEPHHDFARASRVTIVALLQCFCIDKAALINNIAQG, via the exons ATGGCATGGGTAAAAATCTGGTGCATTTTAGTCCTGATCTCCATCACCCAGGCGCATAACGACTTCTACACATCAATTG GTCAGATGACAGATCTTCTATACACAGAGAAAGATCTGGTGACCTCGTTGAAAGACTACATCAAAGCTGAAGAAAGGAAACTAGGAGAAATCAAACG GTGGGCCGAAAAACTGGACCTACTTACAGAGACAGCTACAAAAGATCCCGAAGGATTCCTTGGCCATCCAGTAAATGCATTTAAATTGATGAAACGATTGAACACGGAGTGGTTGGAGCTGGAAAATCTGGTCCTCAAAGATATGTCAGATG GATTCATTTCTAATCTCACCATCCAGCGACAGTACTTCCCTAATGATGATGACCAGACTGGAGCTGCCAAAGCCTTGCTGCGTCTCCAAGACACGTACAAACTAGATGCAGACACCATCTCTCAAGGAAACCTGCCTG GTGTGAAGCATAAAACATCACTCTCAGTAGAGGACTGCTTTGAGCTTGGGAAAATAGCTTACTCAGATGCAGATTACTACCACACTGAACTGTGGATGGAGCAAGCAATGAGGCAGTTGGATACTGGCGAGGTATCCAATATAGACAAAATCACCATACTGGACTACCTGAGTTATTCAGTGTACCAGCAAGGTGACCTGGATCGGGCACTGGACCTCACAAAACAGATGCTGAAGCTGG ATCCAGAACATCAGCGAGCCAATGGGAACCTTAGATATTTCGAGTATATGAAAGCTGAGGAGCAAAAAAAGGCAAATGAAACCCAGGACTCTCAAGGAAGCAAAGTGGGGAGTACTTCAGAGACCAAGAAAGGCCGTCCAAAGGATTACCTGCCCGAGAGACAGAAATATGAAAAGCTGTGTCGAGGAGAAGGTATCAAATTG ACTCCTCGACGACAGAAAAGGCTCTTCTGCCGTTATTCGGACGCGAGCAGAAATCCAGCATACATTCTGAGGCCTGTGAAACAGCAAGATGAATGGGACAAACCTCGCATCATTCGTTTCATTGATATCATTTCCGACCAGGAAATTGAGCGTGTGAAAGAATTAGCAAAGCCACGG CTGAAGCGTGCCACAGTGCATAACCCTGTGACTGGCAAGTTGACTGTTGCAACCTACAGAGTCTCCAAAAG TGCTTGGCTGTCAGGTTATGAAGATCCCGtaataaacaaaattaacaaGCGGATACAAGATCTCACGGGTCTTGATGTTTCCACAGCAGAAGAGCTACAG GTGGCTAATTATGGCGTGGGTGGGCAATATGAGCCTCATCATGACTTTGCACGGGCAAGTAGAGTCACAATAGTTGCATTGTTGCAATGCTTTTGCATAGATAAAGCAGCCCTAATCAATAACATTGCGCAAGGTTAG